From the Papaver somniferum cultivar HN1 chromosome 2, ASM357369v1, whole genome shotgun sequence genome, the window TTGGATAAGCgggaaataaaaaattaaagagatAGCAACGGGGTGCCGGTGCCGGATTGCCATGGGTTTAAATTTGGTACGAACTTTATTCTTCGGCTAAGGCTTTGACCAAAGTGTtaatttcatcatcttctgacACTGCAATTGGTGCGTTCTCGGTAGCTGACGAATTTGTAAATTTGGCCATAGTTTCCTCATCGAAAAACTGTTCTTCAATCTGATCCATTGATTTCAACATATTTTTAGTATTTCCGCTTGTTAAAGAAGAATCAATGGACTCGACAATTGCTGGAATCGAATTAAGGATGCTACTTTGTTCCGGTTGCTTTTCAAAATAATCGACCATAGAATCAAGACGATTACATATTTGACGATAGTTTGACACTTCTTGTCTCATACGAACCATATTCCTAGCATGAATCCGAATTTGTTTCGCGTTAGCTTTCTCCATTGCATTAATGACCTTAAGCTTTTCGGATGCTATTTCCTTCTCACGTTCATCAGCTAGTGTTCTTAAGCTGTCGGAAACAGATTTCAGATCTTCCGTTTTGCTTCCCATTTGCTCAAATTTCCGGCGTCCCTTCCGGCGTCCCAAAAAAAGAACTGAATTAAGGATGATTTTCAAGTGTTTCTTTCTATCAAATATGGATAAAATCTCTCTCCCAATATACTTCTCAATATTTTAGATGATGAGATTATTTTGCAGATGTTGGTAGTTTTATAGTGATTCATGGTTAGGTTAGAATTTTCATGTGCTTAGAGCAGGAAAGCCACAAAATACAAAAATGAGCAAGTTGGGAGGAACTAGGGAGGAAGGAGGGGAGGAAGGGGAAGGAAGTTTTAATTATCTAAAATAGCCTCTTTTCATAAAATCTTCCGGATAGGAAGCGTGCATTCCCGCCAACACGTTATTTTGACTTTGACCTACTGAGTTGATGAGGTCAAGGTATCTCATCCAATTCGCTATGGTTGGAAAATTCCTATTTTTATTTCTTCacgttttgttttaattttacgCAACGCAATTCAGAACTTGCTTGGTACTTGGATTTCGTAACAGCAATTGTGGTTAATACCTCCAAATGTTGGATACACAAAATGAGTTATACTTATCGACTAGCCCAGTTGGATATGTCTGATCGATATCACTGTAGTAGTACAGCAGTAAAGTCATCCGGTAATGATAACAAGTAACCTGAATTCAAAACTTTTCTGCCCATTTGGTGATCCAAAATCCCAGTTGGATACAGGTCCAACTTtgtattttagagaaaaaaaataaaccgaaggggaaaaaagaaagaaaaggaaaatgacACCAACGAGACGGGAACGAAAGAACAAGAAACAGTATACTGGAAAGAATGAAGGCATCCTACATGATCACACGCCACTTCTTCTCCCTGGTTACTTCTGGAGTGAGATCGCGTGATGACTCTGATGGCCGGCTTCCAGCATCTAACTCGCACTCATCAGTCACCTGTTGGATTAAAGTATTAATCTCCTCATCTTCGGACACCAAAATTGGTGTACCCTTACTTGCTTCCCAGCTCTTAAATTCGGCGAGAATTttctcattgagatacttttccTCAATTTGGTCTATTGTTTCCATCATCTTTTGCAAATTACGTGTAGTTATGAATGAATCAACAGATTCATGAAGTGTACGAATTGAGTGATAAATACTTTCTAGCCACGGCTTCTCATCAAGGAAGCCATACAAAGAATCAAGACGACAAGAAACTTGACGATAATTCgtgacttcttctttctttctacgAACCATGTTCCTTGCCTGGATCAGGATATCTTCCTTATCTTTCTTTTCAATTGCTTTCTTGATCTTAAGCTTCAGAGGTTGCAGTTTTTTCTCATTGTTGTTAGCTAGTTTTTCTAACCTAGCAGATATGTCCATCAACTGCTCAATGGCGTATTCCAAGTTTTCTGAACTAACCATTTTGATCGATCTTTTGTGACTTATTTCTCAATGGGATTTCACTTGATTGACGATAAATCTCTCTCGGAAAAACTTCTAGGTATGGTAATGAGATTGTCCAATAGAGTGCAGTTTTTTTTATAGTGACACAGAGTTTTGTTTTTGGATGAGTCATTAGCCATTAGGCTAGTACTATAGTATAGTATGCATTGGCGCGAACAAATTAATAAACAAAAGACTAAATTGACGCGGCATTGATAATTGAACGCGGGAATGGATATTTAAGATTATATTTTCCTTCCAAGGTAATGGACAATGCTGATACCTGCTAAATTGGCATTTTCCAGAGTAGGTAATAATCGTAGACTTGACCTATGTCAAGGCAACATTATTGATTGATAAGGGAGTGTGCTTTGCAGGAAAAAGAGAGATAACAAATGGCCTCCGAGCTGACATTTAGAACatccacagtggtgcgactaaAATCAAAGACTAAAGAGTAAAATCGGCGACTAAACTTTagtttagtccgtggtgtgacGTAGTGGGCGACGACTACATTTAATCGGGCGGGGTTATAATCAACGTTTCGTTATGGAGCGGTGGTATAAAATGCGCCccattcaggcgttgataaagataatgcttggtgtggggcgttggtaaagtttACGCCCAATGTGGGGCGTAATTAAAGTTTACGCTCGACGAACGGGCGTTGGTATATATCAACGCACCATGGGGCGTGCATAAAATCACCGCAAGAAGGCAGGCGGATGTAAAATCAACGCCCCATGGGACGCATGTAAAGAATCCGCCCGAAGCCGGGAGGATGTATAATCAACGCCTAAATGATGGTTGGACTTGGGTTAATTGACTTAGAGCTCATTGATTTACTGTTATGGCTAAAGTCAATGCAAAAGGACTTGGACTTGACTTGATCGAATTATGAGGAAAATTATATGGATTTGATATTTTCAGTGACAACTTCCAGGCAACTTACTTTTCTTGTGTGTGTGGTAGTAGTTGTTAGTGATTTATGTGTAAGGTACATTTTGTGTGTGAGGGTTGTTAGTTGACTTTCATAATATTTGCATGCCATTTTTGATGCAATGGTCATGCTAAAATGTTTTGATTAACGAGCGGAAGCTTTAACCAACGCCTGATTTGGGCGTTTACATATCCCCGCTTGACATCAGGCATACACTTTATCTCCGTCTGTTGCGGGGCGTATACTATATCAACGCATGTTGTTGAGCGTAAACTTTACCTCCGTTTGAATGGGGCGATTGGTATATCAACGCCTGATTCCAGGCGAACAACTCAGCAAACGCTCCATCGGGCGTACAGTTTATCAACGTTTCGTTGGG encodes:
- the LOC113351290 gene encoding uncharacterized protein LOC113351290, coding for MGSKTEDLKSVSDSLRTLADEREKEIASEKLKVINAMEKANAKQIRIHARNMVRMRQEVSNYRQICNRLDSMVDYFEKQPEQSSILNSIPAIVESIDSSLTSGNTKNMLKSMDQIEEQFFDEETMAKFTNSSATENAPIAVSEDDEINTLVKALAEE
- the LOC113351291 gene encoding ESCRT-related protein CHMP1A-like, translated to MVSSENLEYAIEQLMDISARLEKLANNNEKKLQPLKLKIKKAIEKKDKEDILIQARNMVRRKKEEVTNYRQVSCRLDSLYGFLDEKPWLESIYHSIRTLHESVDSFITTRNLQKMMETIDQIEEKYLNEKILAEFKSWEASKGTPILVSEDEEINTLIQQVTDECELDAGSRPSESSRDLTPEVTREKKWRVIM